Proteins encoded by one window of Opitutia bacterium:
- a CDS encoding cobalamin biosynthesis protein CbiX, whose product MAAPVTFLLDNGSLEPAATLRLRELAAALAARVGEPVEAVSLLHSSGVPAERLGGTRAEIFEPAVLRRAEAGAREFLIVPLFFGLSRALTDYLPERVRVLREKFPDLAARVAPALFAANDGRLARILADNVRSVTAAPARVALVDHGSPVRVVTEVREALAAQLAGELGGATEVVGCCMERRPEPAYDFNEPMLERLLARSGWNSGEVVVAMQFLLPGRHAGAEGDVAQICRRAEAENAGLRARLTPLVAGHPLLGEILADRWQAGRTAVPLAP is encoded by the coding sequence ATGGCTGCGCCGGTCACGTTCCTGCTCGATAATGGCTCGCTCGAGCCGGCGGCGACGTTGCGACTGCGCGAACTCGCGGCAGCGCTCGCGGCGCGCGTGGGTGAGCCGGTGGAAGCGGTGTCGCTGCTGCATTCGTCGGGGGTGCCGGCGGAGCGGCTCGGAGGAACGCGGGCGGAAATTTTTGAGCCCGCCGTGTTGCGCCGCGCGGAAGCGGGGGCGCGCGAATTCCTGATCGTGCCGTTGTTCTTCGGTCTGAGTCGCGCGCTGACCGACTATTTGCCGGAACGCGTCCGAGTGTTGAGGGAGAAATTCCCGGACCTCGCCGCCCGCGTGGCGCCGGCGCTTTTTGCCGCGAACGATGGGCGGCTCGCGCGCATTCTGGCTGACAACGTTCGCTCCGTTACCGCCGCGCCGGCGCGCGTGGCGTTGGTCGATCACGGCAGTCCGGTGCGCGTCGTGACCGAGGTGCGCGAAGCGCTGGCCGCGCAACTCGCGGGCGAACTGGGCGGCGCGACGGAAGTGGTCGGCTGCTGCATGGAGCGGCGACCCGAGCCGGCTTACGATTTCAACGAGCCGATGCTCGAAAGGCTGCTCGCGCGCAGCGGTTGGAATTCAGGCGAGGTCGTGGTCGCGATGCAGTTTCTCCTGCCGGGCCGGCACGCGGGAGCGGAAGGCGACGTGGCGCAAATCTGCCGGCGGGCCGAAGCGGAGAACGCCGGCTTGCGGGCGCGGCTCACGCCGTTGGTGGCCGGGCATCCGTTGCTGGGCGAGATTTTGGCCGATCGCTGGCAGGCGGGACGGACGGCGGTTCCGCTCGCGCCGTAG
- a CDS encoding quinone-dependent dihydroorotate dehydrogenase, with the protein MGRFYDALAKPYFFRQDPEHAHESAVRALKLLGRVRPLCALMEQWAQLDASAHRPIEAFGLRFPNAVGLAAGFDKNAECWPAAASLGFGHVEIGTVTLHAQPGSPKPRLFRFPSEEAVINRMGFNNEGAAALAARLAKQAAPGRRVIPLGVNLGKTKVTPLDQATEDYLGSFRLLADHADYVAVNVSSPNTPGLRELQDASWLKPLLAALVAENQTRVAAGKPRRPLLLKIAPDLSFPQIDAALGVIADLGLDGIIATNTTLARPGFFATVDQAGGLSGKPLRRRATDVINYISRATGGRLPIIGVGGIYDEETAAEKMDAGATLVQIYTGMIFRGPFLARELAHALGHRHKR; encoded by the coding sequence ATGGGACGGTTCTACGACGCCTTGGCGAAACCATACTTTTTCCGGCAAGATCCGGAGCATGCGCACGAGTCCGCAGTGAGGGCGCTCAAGCTGCTCGGCCGGGTCCGTCCGCTCTGCGCGCTCATGGAGCAATGGGCGCAGCTCGACGCGTCGGCGCACCGCCCGATCGAGGCGTTTGGCCTGAGATTTCCCAATGCCGTCGGCCTCGCCGCGGGCTTCGACAAGAACGCCGAGTGCTGGCCCGCCGCCGCCTCGCTTGGCTTCGGCCACGTCGAGATCGGCACCGTCACGTTGCACGCGCAGCCGGGCAGCCCGAAGCCGCGGCTGTTCCGTTTTCCGAGCGAGGAGGCGGTGATCAACCGCATGGGCTTCAACAACGAAGGCGCCGCCGCGCTCGCCGCCCGCCTCGCGAAACAGGCCGCGCCTGGCCGCCGCGTCATCCCGCTCGGCGTGAATCTCGGCAAGACGAAGGTCACGCCGCTCGACCAGGCGACCGAGGATTACCTCGGGAGCTTCCGCCTGCTCGCGGATCACGCCGATTACGTCGCCGTCAACGTCAGCAGCCCGAACACGCCCGGTTTGCGCGAACTGCAGGACGCCTCGTGGCTCAAGCCCCTGCTCGCCGCGCTCGTGGCGGAAAACCAGACGCGCGTCGCCGCGGGCAAGCCGCGCCGCCCGCTGCTCCTGAAAATCGCGCCCGATCTCTCGTTTCCGCAGATCGACGCTGCGCTCGGTGTCATCGCCGATCTCGGTCTCGACGGCATCATCGCGACGAACACGACGCTCGCGCGGCCCGGATTTTTCGCGACGGTCGACCAAGCGGGCGGACTCAGCGGCAAGCCGCTGCGGCGCCGCGCGACCGACGTCATCAACTACATCTCGCGCGCCACCGGCGGCCGGCTGCCGATCATCGGCGTCGGCGGCATCTACGATGAGGAAACCGCCGCGGAGAAGATGGATGCCGGCGCCACGTTGGTGCAGATCTACACGGGGATGATTTTCCGCGGACCGTTCCTCGCGCGCGAACTCGCGCACGCCCTCGGGCATCGGCACAAACGCTAG
- the hemB gene encoding porphobilinogen synthase, translated as MQNESKFVLTHRPRRLRRFASRRAMVEETVLRPADLIAPLFVVDGSPAPEEIGSMPGVFRLNIADLVKECAEIHALGVPAVALFPKLDSKLKDENGTEALNPQTLILRAVREVKKAVPELSIITDVALDPYTTHGHDGVLNAEKDNVDNDRTVAILAKMAVMQAEAGVDFVAPSDMMDGRVGAIRQALEAAGYSDTAIMAYSVKYNSAYYGPFRDAVGSAQAAGTRLLSKATYQMNPANRREAIREMQLDVAEGADVVMVKPAGAYLDVIRDVRNATETPVAAYQVSGEYAQIHAAARLGWLDLVRTRNESLLAIKRAGADMILTYFAKEFAKAYKG; from the coding sequence ATGCAAAACGAATCGAAGTTCGTGCTCACGCATCGTCCGCGCCGCCTGCGCCGTTTCGCCAGCCGCCGCGCGATGGTCGAGGAAACCGTGTTGCGTCCCGCTGACCTGATCGCGCCGCTGTTCGTGGTCGACGGCTCGCCCGCACCGGAGGAGATCGGATCCATGCCGGGCGTGTTTCGACTGAACATCGCCGACCTCGTGAAGGAGTGCGCGGAAATCCACGCGCTCGGCGTGCCGGCGGTGGCGCTGTTTCCCAAGCTCGATTCGAAGCTGAAGGACGAGAATGGCACCGAAGCGCTCAATCCGCAGACGCTCATCCTCCGCGCCGTGCGCGAGGTGAAGAAGGCCGTGCCGGAGCTTTCGATCATCACGGATGTCGCACTCGATCCTTACACGACGCACGGCCACGACGGCGTGCTTAATGCCGAGAAGGACAACGTCGATAACGATCGCACCGTCGCGATCCTCGCCAAGATGGCGGTGATGCAGGCGGAGGCGGGCGTGGATTTCGTGGCGCCGTCGGACATGATGGATGGTCGCGTGGGCGCGATCCGCCAGGCGCTCGAGGCCGCGGGTTACTCCGACACGGCGATCATGGCCTATTCGGTGAAATACAATTCGGCCTACTACGGGCCGTTCCGCGACGCCGTGGGCAGCGCGCAGGCCGCGGGCACGCGGTTGCTCAGCAAGGCGACTTACCAGATGAACCCGGCGAACCGGCGCGAAGCGATTCGCGAGATGCAGCTCGATGTGGCCGAGGGCGCAGATGTCGTGATGGTGAAGCCGGCCGGCGCCTACCTCGATGTGATTCGCGACGTGCGCAACGCCACCGAGACGCCGGTCGCGGCTTATCAGGTGTCGGGCGAATACGCGCAGATCCATGCGGCGGCGCGGCTCGGCTGGCTCGATCTCGTGCGCACGCGCAACGAGTCGCTGCTCGCGATCAAGCGCGCCGGGGCGGACATGATCCTGACGTATTTCGCGAAGGAGTTTGCCAAGGCCTACAAGGGTTGA
- a CDS encoding amino acid permease, which produces MSLFKTKSIAQLQAEAAGDQRLNKTLSATNLVSLGIGAIIGAGIFVLTGQAAAQYAGPAIAISFVISGLGCLFAGLCYAEFAAMVPIAGSAYTYSYATLGEFFAWIIGWDLILEYLFTAPTVAVGWSSHFVTFLHDFCGITFPAHLANAPFNFVNGEWVSTGAIVNLPAMAIIAFLTVLLYVGIKESANFNNVMVITKVTVLLGVIGFGLWFIFTHFAQAQANWTPFIPENTGVDGQFGWSGIMRGAGVIFFAYIGFDAVSTSAQEAKNPQRDMPRGIIGSLIVCTFIFIAVSLVLTGMQKYTDLNNAAPVVNALIAAGAPAWLRFVVEIAAIAGLSSVILVMLMGQPRIFFSMANDGLLPATFAKAHPKFKTPYVTTVITGVLAAIIGGCLPLSLLGELVSIGTLFAFVIVCAAIIVLRYKQPDLPRPFKTPLVPLVPLLGAGICFWQMASLPRDTWIRLIAWMAIGIVIYFTYSRRHSKLNNPGK; this is translated from the coding sequence ATGAGCCTGTTTAAAACCAAGTCCATCGCCCAGCTGCAGGCTGAGGCGGCCGGCGATCAGCGCCTCAACAAGACGCTCTCCGCCACGAACCTCGTCAGCCTCGGCATCGGCGCCATCATCGGCGCAGGCATCTTCGTGCTGACCGGCCAGGCCGCCGCGCAATACGCCGGTCCCGCCATCGCGATCTCGTTCGTCATCTCCGGCCTCGGCTGCCTCTTCGCCGGCCTGTGCTACGCCGAATTCGCGGCCATGGTGCCGATCGCCGGCAGCGCCTACACCTACAGCTACGCGACGCTCGGCGAGTTCTTCGCGTGGATCATCGGTTGGGATCTCATCCTCGAATATCTCTTCACCGCGCCCACCGTCGCCGTCGGTTGGTCGAGCCACTTCGTGACCTTTTTGCACGACTTCTGCGGCATCACATTTCCCGCCCATCTCGCCAACGCCCCATTCAATTTCGTCAACGGCGAGTGGGTCTCCACTGGTGCCATCGTGAATCTCCCCGCGATGGCCATCATCGCCTTCCTCACCGTGCTGCTCTACGTCGGCATCAAGGAGTCCGCCAACTTCAACAACGTGATGGTCATCACCAAGGTCACCGTGCTCCTCGGTGTCATCGGCTTCGGCCTCTGGTTCATCTTCACGCACTTCGCCCAGGCCCAGGCCAACTGGACGCCTTTCATCCCGGAAAACACTGGCGTGGACGGCCAGTTCGGCTGGAGCGGCATCATGCGCGGCGCGGGAGTGATTTTCTTCGCCTACATCGGCTTCGACGCCGTCTCGACCTCCGCGCAGGAAGCCAAGAATCCCCAGCGCGATATGCCGCGCGGCATCATCGGTTCGCTGATCGTCTGCACATTCATCTTCATCGCCGTCTCCCTCGTCCTCACCGGCATGCAGAAATACACCGACCTCAACAACGCCGCCCCGGTCGTCAACGCCCTCATCGCGGCCGGCGCGCCGGCGTGGCTGCGCTTCGTCGTCGAGATCGCCGCCATCGCCGGCCTCAGCTCGGTCATCCTCGTCATGCTCATGGGCCAGCCGCGCATCTTCTTCTCGATGGCCAACGACGGCCTGCTCCCGGCCACCTTCGCCAAGGCCCACCCGAAGTTCAAGACGCCCTACGTCACCACCGTCATCACCGGCGTGCTCGCGGCCATCATCGGTGGCTGCCTGCCGCTCTCCCTCCTCGGCGAACTCGTTTCCATCGGCACGCTCTTCGCCTTCGTCATCGTCTGCGCCGCCATCATCGTTCTCCGCTACAAGCAACCCGACCTGCCCCGTCCCTTCAAGACCCCGCTCGTGCCGCTCGTGCCCCTTCTCGGCGCCGGCATCTGCTTCTGGCAGATGGCGTCGCTTCCGCGCGACACTTGGATCCGGCTCATCGCCTGGATGGCCATCGGCATCGTGATCTACTTCACCTACAGCCGCCGCCACTCGAAGCTGAACAACCCGGGCAAGTAA
- the cobA gene encoding uroporphyrinogen-III C-methyltransferase — MSLVMFQTPHAGSVTFVGAGPGAADLITLRGLRALQQAEVVLHDDLANRELLENCRPGTEFIYVGKRAGTHSALQEEINWLLVAHARAGRRVVRLKGGDPTVFGRLGEEIDALRSAQIDFEIVPGITAACASAAAAGISLTQRGVASTAILTTGHECEGKRSRSVDWSALAHPGATLCVYMGTRRLGEIAQRLTAHGISTDTPLLIVSHASRPSQSIRAGKLGSAAQLAAELEDTPSLIVIGEAAAQHRPQAAANRAQETAHASR; from the coding sequence ATGTCCCTAGTCATGTTTCAGACGCCGCACGCCGGTTCAGTCACCTTTGTCGGTGCCGGACCGGGCGCAGCCGACCTGATCACCTTGCGCGGCCTGCGCGCCCTTCAACAGGCGGAAGTGGTGCTGCATGACGACCTCGCCAATCGCGAGCTGCTGGAAAACTGCCGCCCGGGCACCGAGTTCATCTACGTCGGCAAGCGCGCCGGGACCCACAGCGCCTTACAGGAAGAGATCAACTGGCTGCTCGTTGCCCACGCCCGCGCCGGCCGTCGCGTCGTCCGGCTGAAGGGCGGCGACCCGACCGTCTTCGGGCGCCTTGGCGAGGAAATCGACGCCCTGCGCTCCGCGCAGATCGATTTTGAGATCGTCCCCGGAATCACTGCGGCCTGCGCTTCCGCGGCAGCCGCGGGCATCAGCCTGACCCAGCGCGGCGTCGCCTCGACCGCCATCCTCACGACCGGCCACGAATGCGAGGGCAAGCGCTCCCGCTCCGTCGATTGGTCCGCCCTCGCCCACCCCGGCGCGACACTCTGCGTCTACATGGGCACGCGCCGCCTCGGCGAAATCGCCCAGCGCCTGACCGCACATGGCATCTCGACCGACACGCCGTTGCTCATCGTGAGCCACGCCTCGCGCCCGTCGCAATCGATCCGCGCCGGCAAACTTGGATCGGCCGCGCAACTCGCCGCCGAACTCGAGGACACTCCGTCGCTCATCGTCATCGGCGAAGCCGCCGCGCAGCACCGCCCGCAAGCTGCCGCGAACCGCGCCCAGGAGACCGCGCATGCGTCCCGGTAA
- a CDS encoding DUF2062 domain-containing protein, whose amino-acid sequence MRLPLWAHRWLHRRRLSRKGLKGSFLHSKLGDRLLDKALWMPTPGSMARAWLIGFPITTIPFLPAQSLIAGVAGFFGRANLLLCIGLQFISMPLTAPVQLSACYFVGRVARGEPPFEVWDHLMANPSAVWSGDAVFTLYLGSIILGPAVGLIGYAAFMLLWPDHLPKLPRRKKPDPTSS is encoded by the coding sequence ATGCGGCTTCCTCTTTGGGCTCATCGCTGGCTGCACCGCCGCCGGCTCTCCCGCAAAGGCCTCAAAGGCTCGTTCCTCCACTCGAAGCTCGGCGACCGCCTCCTCGACAAGGCGCTGTGGATGCCGACGCCCGGCAGCATGGCGCGGGCGTGGCTGATTGGGTTTCCCATCACGACGATCCCGTTTCTCCCCGCGCAATCGCTCATCGCCGGCGTCGCGGGATTTTTCGGCCGCGCCAATCTCCTCCTCTGCATCGGCCTCCAATTCATCTCCATGCCGCTCACGGCGCCGGTGCAGCTCTCCGCCTGCTATTTCGTCGGCCGCGTCGCGCGCGGCGAGCCGCCGTTCGAAGTCTGGGATCACCTCATGGCCAACCCGAGCGCGGTGTGGTCGGGCGACGCAGTGTTCACGCTCTACCTCGGTTCGATCATTCTCGGGCCTGCCGTGGGATTGATCGGCTACGCGGCATTCATGCTGCTCTGGCCCGACCATTTGCCGAAGCTCCCGCGACGCAAGAAACCCGACCCAACCTCCTCTTGA
- a CDS encoding NADPH-dependent assimilatory sulfite reductase hemoprotein subunit produces MSDAPAIAPAPALSKNELLKQRDPTLAGDIAATLANDEALRFSDDDEQFIKFHGFYQQDDRDKRKTGKEYIFMVRNRLPGGVVTPEQYLVFDDLATRYGNNTLRITSRQAFQWHGVVKKGLGPLLKSINDVLSTTLAACGDVARNVMAPSTPSTSVLTDEVLADAALVSRELLPRATSYHQIWVDGNEVKLSHEAATPAEDPLYGRTYLPRKFKTAFAIPPLNDVDIFTNCLGFVAIADPANPARVLGYNLLAGGGMGMSHGNKETYPRVADVLGYFPRARLVDVAKAVLVAYRDHGDRTNRKHARLKYVLEEKGAAWFREQVEQRAGFRLEEARPVRFTKQGDLFGWHRQNDGRLFLGLYVEAGRVKDTAARQLKTALRRVVEKHRVEVRLTPSQNLLLANVSEAARDDITALLAAHGIPVENQAGAVRRASMACPSMPTCGLGLAESERALPGILDDFERELAALGLSEEEIIIRMTGCPNGCARPYMAEIGFVGRAPNKYNVYFGGDEGSLRLNREFRASVKREDLMKEIGPVLRRWRDERRPGERFGAFADRVVFPEQAAAAAAAAAAPAPTSAPSQT; encoded by the coding sequence ATGTCCGACGCTCCCGCCATTGCACCCGCGCCCGCCCTCTCAAAAAACGAGCTGCTGAAGCAGCGCGATCCCACCTTGGCGGGCGATATCGCCGCCACTCTCGCCAACGACGAGGCCCTACGCTTCTCGGACGATGACGAGCAGTTCATCAAGTTCCACGGGTTCTACCAGCAGGACGACCGCGACAAGCGGAAGACGGGCAAGGAATACATTTTCATGGTCCGCAACCGCCTGCCCGGCGGCGTCGTGACACCGGAGCAGTATCTGGTGTTCGACGACCTCGCCACGCGTTACGGCAACAACACGCTGCGCATCACCTCGCGCCAGGCGTTCCAGTGGCACGGCGTGGTGAAGAAGGGCCTCGGTCCGCTGCTCAAGAGCATCAACGACGTGCTCTCCACGACGCTCGCGGCTTGCGGCGACGTCGCGCGCAACGTCATGGCGCCGTCCACGCCCTCGACGTCGGTGCTCACGGACGAAGTGCTCGCGGACGCGGCACTCGTCTCGCGCGAGTTGCTCCCGCGCGCGACCTCGTATCACCAGATTTGGGTCGACGGCAACGAGGTGAAACTCAGCCACGAAGCCGCGACACCGGCCGAGGACCCGCTCTACGGGCGCACTTATCTGCCGCGCAAATTCAAGACCGCGTTCGCCATCCCGCCGCTGAACGACGTCGATATTTTCACGAACTGCCTTGGTTTCGTCGCGATCGCCGATCCGGCAAATCCGGCGCGTGTGCTCGGCTACAATCTCCTCGCCGGCGGCGGCATGGGCATGTCGCACGGCAACAAGGAAACCTACCCGCGCGTCGCCGACGTGCTCGGCTACTTCCCGCGCGCACGCCTCGTCGACGTCGCGAAGGCCGTGCTCGTCGCCTACCGCGACCACGGCGACCGCACGAACCGCAAACACGCGCGCCTCAAATACGTGCTCGAGGAAAAAGGCGCCGCGTGGTTCCGCGAGCAAGTGGAGCAGCGCGCGGGCTTCCGGCTCGAGGAAGCTCGGCCGGTGCGTTTCACGAAGCAGGGCGATCTCTTCGGTTGGCATCGCCAGAACGACGGTCGTCTCTTCCTCGGCCTTTACGTCGAGGCCGGTCGCGTGAAGGACACGGCGGCACGCCAGCTGAAGACAGCGCTGCGCCGCGTCGTGGAAAAACACCGCGTCGAAGTGCGCCTCACGCCGTCACAGAATCTCCTGCTCGCGAACGTGTCCGAAGCCGCGCGCGACGACATCACCGCGTTGCTCGCCGCGCACGGCATCCCTGTGGAGAATCAGGCCGGCGCGGTGCGCCGTGCGTCGATGGCGTGCCCGTCGATGCCGACGTGCGGCCTCGGCCTCGCCGAGAGTGAGCGCGCGCTGCCGGGCATCTTGGACGACTTCGAGCGCGAACTCGCGGCGCTCGGTTTGTCCGAGGAGGAAATCATCATCCGCATGACCGGCTGCCCGAACGGTTGCGCGCGTCCTTACATGGCCGAGATCGGTTTCGTCGGCCGCGCGCCGAACAAATACAACGTCTACTTCGGCGGCGACGAAGGTTCGTTGCGTCTGAACCGCGAATTCCGCGCCAGCGTGAAACGCGAGGACCTCATGAAGGAAATCGGCCCCGTGCTCCGCCGCTGGCGCGACGAGCGTCGTCCGGGCGAGCGCTTCGGCGCCTTCGCCGATCGCGTCGTGTTTCCCGAGCAAGCGGCCGCCGCAGCGGCTGCAGCGGCTGCGCCCGCGCCGACATCTGCACCCTCTCAAACCTGA
- a CDS encoding ankyrin repeat domain-containing protein: MIAPLFRLGLRLALASVICSSVAGATSATPTARLLEAALHGNLQEIRRAVQDGAEINARNANGDTALSLVAKLSYYNVVRFLVEQGAEVNVANHDRITPLHWGVEYNNVRIVKLLLEKGADVHATDKIQETPLHWAGWTGSLEAAKLLLDYGANPYAGNNTGVTPIFNAQRQEHTELHELLTREEYRRKFKPDATR, encoded by the coding sequence ATGATCGCTCCGCTTTTCCGGCTCGGCCTCCGGCTCGCGCTCGCGTCCGTCATCTGCTCCAGCGTCGCCGGTGCGACCTCCGCCACGCCGACCGCGCGCCTGCTCGAGGCCGCCCTTCACGGCAACCTGCAGGAAATCCGCCGCGCGGTGCAGGACGGCGCGGAGATCAACGCCCGCAACGCCAACGGCGACACCGCGCTGAGCCTCGTCGCCAAACTCAGCTACTACAACGTCGTGCGCTTCCTCGTCGAACAAGGCGCCGAGGTGAACGTCGCCAATCACGACCGCATCACGCCGCTTCACTGGGGCGTCGAATACAACAACGTCCGCATCGTGAAACTCCTCCTCGAGAAAGGCGCCGACGTCCACGCCACCGACAAGATCCAGGAGACCCCGCTGCATTGGGCCGGCTGGACCGGCAGCCTCGAAGCCGCGAAGCTCCTGCTCGACTACGGCGCGAATCCCTACGCCGGCAACAACACCGGCGTGACGCCCATCTTCAACGCGCAACGCCAGGAACACACCGAACTCCACGAACTGCTCACGCGCGAGGAATACCGCCGCAAGTTCAAGCCCGACGCCACGCGCTGA
- a CDS encoding amino acid permease, giving the protein MSLFRTKPIADLQKEAGAEHGYKRTLGPISLISLGIGSVVGAGIFVQAGPAAALYAGPSIALSYVVAGIACLFAGLCYAELSSMIPVSGSAYTYTYGSLGEFLAWIVGWCLILEYLFSGAAVAVSWSGTVNDIVREFGTQLPAAFANAPLDIDPDRTIPINLGFTVLQLQTLKTTGALINLPAVFISLVLTYVLYIGIKESASFNNLMVVIKVGVLLALVGYGAYYFFGHPAVPKANWTPFIPDNTGTFGEFGWSGIFRGAGAIFFAYVGFDCVSSAAQETKNPQRDLPIGLLGTLLIVSVLFIAVSLVLTGMVHYSKLNVGAPIIYALQQAQAPALFRYLVEIAALAGLTSVILVSLLGQPRIFYSMARDGLLPSYFAKIHPKYGTPHVTTWITGISCAVIAGLFPLNLLGELISIGTLLAFALVCAGVLALRRTQPNLPRPFKTPLVPLVPILGVITCVVQMFSLPAITWLNLTVWMAIGFAVYFGYSRRHSLLVRR; this is encoded by the coding sequence ATGAGTCTCTTCCGCACGAAACCCATCGCCGATCTCCAAAAGGAGGCCGGCGCCGAGCACGGCTACAAGCGCACGCTCGGCCCGATCAGCCTCATCTCGCTCGGCATCGGCTCCGTGGTCGGCGCCGGCATCTTCGTGCAAGCCGGCCCCGCCGCCGCACTCTACGCCGGACCATCGATCGCGCTGTCCTACGTTGTCGCCGGCATCGCGTGCCTCTTCGCCGGCCTGTGCTACGCCGAGCTGTCGTCGATGATCCCCGTCTCCGGCAGCGCCTACACCTACACCTACGGCAGCCTCGGCGAATTTCTCGCCTGGATCGTCGGCTGGTGCCTCATCCTCGAATACCTTTTCTCCGGCGCAGCCGTCGCCGTCAGCTGGTCCGGCACCGTCAACGACATCGTCCGCGAATTCGGCACCCAATTGCCCGCCGCCTTCGCCAACGCCCCGCTCGACATCGACCCCGACCGCACCATTCCGATCAATCTCGGTTTCACCGTCCTCCAGCTGCAGACGCTCAAGACCACCGGTGCGCTGATCAACCTTCCCGCCGTCTTCATTTCGCTCGTCCTGACCTACGTGCTCTACATCGGCATCAAGGAATCGGCCAGCTTCAACAACCTGATGGTCGTGATCAAAGTCGGCGTGCTCCTCGCGCTTGTCGGCTACGGCGCCTACTATTTCTTCGGCCATCCGGCCGTGCCCAAGGCCAACTGGACGCCCTTCATCCCGGACAACACCGGCACGTTCGGCGAGTTCGGCTGGAGCGGCATCTTCCGCGGCGCAGGCGCGATCTTCTTCGCCTACGTCGGCTTCGACTGCGTTTCCTCCGCCGCGCAGGAAACGAAGAATCCGCAACGCGACCTGCCCATCGGCCTGCTCGGCACGCTGCTCATCGTCTCGGTGCTCTTCATCGCCGTGTCGCTCGTGCTCACCGGCATGGTCCACTACTCCAAGCTCAACGTCGGCGCGCCCATCATCTACGCGCTCCAGCAGGCTCAGGCCCCGGCGCTCTTCCGCTACCTCGTCGAAATCGCCGCGCTCGCCGGCCTCACTTCCGTCATCCTCGTTTCGTTGCTCGGCCAGCCGCGCATCTTCTACTCGATGGCGCGCGACGGCCTGCTGCCGTCCTACTTCGCCAAGATCCACCCGAAATACGGCACGCCGCACGTCACCACGTGGATCACCGGCATCTCCTGCGCCGTCATCGCCGGGCTCTTCCCGCTCAACCTCCTCGGCGAACTCATCTCGATCGGCACGCTGCTCGCCTTCGCGCTCGTCTGCGCCGGCGTGCTCGCGCTGCGCCGCACGCAGCCGAATCTTCCGCGTCCGTTCAAGACCCCGCTGGTCCCGCTCGTGCCCATCCTCGGCGTGATCACGTGCGTCGTGCAGATGTTCTCCCTGCCCGCCATCACGTGGCTGAATCTCACCGTCTGGATGGCCATCGGATTCGCGGTCTATTTCGGCTACAGCCGCCGGCACAGCCTGCTCGTCAGACGCTGA
- a CDS encoding polysaccharide export protein produces MRLSRSLSSVVVIVALAALSGCESNPSSAAASAARNPKVAASSSAAQLRSGDSLTVTLSGIPDPSNNPVQIDEQGAISLPFLGVIPAAGQNTGELSNAIRQAYLDRKFYTSISVSVTVTERYVYIGGEVQRPGRIPWSPDLTLAKAVQSAGGFTLYAKETKVTLTRDRKAYEFDVKLAQRQPDEDPLLFPGDSIQIPRSAF; encoded by the coding sequence ATGCGCCTTTCCCGCTCGCTGTCGTCCGTCGTCGTGATTGTCGCACTCGCCGCACTCAGCGGCTGCGAGAGCAACCCGTCCAGCGCCGCCGCCTCCGCCGCCCGTAATCCCAAAGTCGCGGCCTCATCCTCGGCAGCGCAGCTCCGTTCCGGTGATTCGCTCACGGTGACGCTCAGCGGCATCCCCGATCCGAGCAACAACCCCGTGCAGATCGACGAGCAGGGCGCGATCAGCCTGCCCTTTCTCGGCGTAATCCCGGCCGCCGGACAGAACACCGGCGAACTCTCCAACGCGATCCGCCAGGCCTACCTCGACCGCAAGTTCTACACCTCGATCAGCGTCTCCGTCACCGTCACCGAACGCTACGTCTACATCGGCGGCGAGGTGCAGCGCCCCGGCCGCATCCCGTGGTCACCCGATCTCACGCTCGCCAAGGCCGTGCAATCCGCCGGCGGCTTCACGCTCTACGCCAAGGAAACGAAGGTCACGCTCACCCGCGACCGGAAAGCCTACGAGTTCGACGTGAAGCTCGCGCAACGTCAGCCCGACGAAGATCCCCTCCTCTTCCCCGGCGACTCGATCCAAATCCCGCGCTCCGCTTTTTGA